In Haloarcula sp. H-GB4, a single genomic region encodes these proteins:
- a CDS encoding DUF4013 domain-containing protein — MQGDSWIAQMLIGGVLLVFFFLLIPVFAFNGYLLRVIGTTVEGESEPPAWDDWGELIIDGIKFSIVGLVYSIVPVAVIFGIGSVLLGLGGAAGESGGGIIAGFGFMTILLLIPVMFLVYYIVPAALANMAVEGSLGAAFDFSLLKNVVLTSDYFIAVLMPIVVGIITNIISNILAVTVIGLVLVPFVTYYGQVAVFRMFGTAFASQTSKNAQQVTGTTTSA, encoded by the coding sequence ATGCAAGGCGACAGTTGGATAGCACAGATGTTGATCGGCGGCGTACTGCTGGTGTTCTTTTTCTTGTTGATTCCGGTATTTGCATTCAATGGATACTTGCTTCGGGTGATCGGAACGACCGTTGAGGGTGAATCCGAGCCACCCGCCTGGGACGACTGGGGTGAACTCATCATCGACGGAATCAAGTTCAGTATCGTCGGTCTCGTGTACTCTATCGTTCCTGTAGCGGTCATTTTCGGTATCGGCAGCGTCCTCCTTGGACTGGGTGGCGCTGCTGGCGAATCTGGCGGCGGAATCATTGCCGGCTTCGGATTCATGACAATTCTCCTTCTGATTCCGGTAATGTTCCTCGTGTACTACATTGTCCCAGCAGCGCTCGCCAATATGGCGGTTGAAGGCAGCCTCGGCGCTGCGTTCGACTTCTCGCTGCTGAAAAACGTCGTCCTCACGAGCGACTACTTCATTGCAGTCCTGATGCCGATTGTTGTCGGCATCATCACGAACATCATTAGCAATATTCTGGCGGTTACTGTCATTGGGCTCGTTCTCGTTCCGTTTGTCACCTACTACGGGCAGGTCGCCGTCTTCCGCATGTTCGGAACGGCATTCGCAAGCCAGACAAGCAAAAACGCACAGCAGGTAACAGGCACGACCACCTCAGCCTAA
- a CDS encoding bis(5'-nucleosyl)-tetraphosphatase, translating to MIEATSAGAILFRDTRGRREYLLLKSRPGDWEFPKGGVEGEEELQQTAIREVKEEAGIGDFRLLDGFREDYDYVFEANGNTIHKTVHLFVAKSFEASAELSTEHRDLQWRDYEQAINTVTQDGPREILEQADEFLDDRENEE from the coding sequence ATGATAGAGGCCACGAGCGCGGGAGCCATCCTCTTTCGCGATACGCGTGGCCGGCGGGAGTACCTCCTGCTCAAGAGCCGACCCGGCGATTGGGAGTTCCCCAAGGGCGGCGTCGAGGGCGAGGAAGAACTCCAGCAGACCGCCATACGCGAAGTGAAAGAGGAGGCCGGTATCGGCGATTTCCGGCTTTTAGACGGGTTCCGCGAAGACTACGACTATGTGTTCGAGGCGAACGGCAACACCATCCACAAGACGGTCCACCTGTTCGTCGCGAAATCGTTCGAAGCGTCAGCTGAACTGTCCACAGAACACCGCGACCTGCAGTGGCGCGACTACGAGCAGGCCATCAACACGGTCACGCAGGACGGCCCCCGCGAGATACTCGAACAGGCAGACGAGTTCCTCGACGACCGAGAGAACGAGGAGTAG
- a CDS encoding ABC transporter permease produces MDTGESVRITLRSIRAHKLRSALTVVGVVIGIASVITFATFGASVEAEIVGDIETSNAGNIYVFGTPSGDDDFDRTLQPVFTEYDIQELEGIAGVQAVLPRGIVQTQSVQHGNQTLARQQVTATRPASFTSGVLVEGRSFETEEDAVVVNERMAGSFAENLTAGERLTMTMPDGSERNVTVVGVVNGTRGEVPVSEFARQPRVYVPIDSFYESVVESPSAGVRQRAYPQVTLVVDPREIPETQSAIQTYLSGESDARSLSADDTDLVARSGNDFVEEISDVIERITRFVTGIAVIALVVGAIGIANVMLVSVTERTREIGIMKAVGARNRDVMQVFLVEAALLGTIGSLLGVPLGLLVGYGATRYAEVTFSLAPLWMALAVGVGVLVGVVAGLYPAWRAARVDPIDALRHE; encoded by the coding sequence ATGGACACCGGCGAGAGCGTGCGCATCACGCTTCGGTCTATCAGAGCACACAAGCTCCGGTCGGCGCTGACGGTTGTTGGCGTCGTCATCGGTATCGCGTCGGTCATCACCTTCGCTACGTTCGGAGCCAGCGTCGAGGCAGAAATCGTCGGCGACATCGAGACGTCGAACGCAGGCAACATCTACGTGTTCGGAACCCCATCAGGCGACGATGACTTCGACCGGACCCTCCAGCCGGTGTTTACCGAGTACGACATTCAGGAGCTAGAGGGCATTGCTGGGGTACAGGCAGTGCTCCCACGTGGTATCGTCCAAACGCAGTCGGTACAGCACGGGAATCAAACACTTGCTAGACAGCAAGTCACGGCGACGCGGCCGGCCAGTTTCACGTCGGGGGTCCTCGTCGAGGGGCGCTCCTTCGAAACCGAGGAGGATGCCGTCGTCGTCAACGAGCGCATGGCCGGGTCGTTCGCAGAGAACCTCACGGCCGGCGAACGGCTCACGATGACGATGCCTGACGGGAGCGAGCGAAACGTTACCGTGGTCGGCGTCGTGAACGGGACCCGGGGGGAAGTCCCGGTTAGCGAGTTTGCCCGTCAGCCCCGGGTGTACGTTCCTATCGACTCCTTCTATGAGTCGGTCGTTGAGAGCCCGTCGGCGGGCGTGCGGCAACGCGCGTACCCGCAGGTGACGCTCGTCGTCGACCCGCGAGAGATTCCAGAGACGCAGTCGGCAATTCAAACGTACCTCTCCGGTGAGTCCGACGCGCGGTCACTCTCAGCCGACGACACGGACCTGGTCGCTCGGTCCGGGAATGACTTCGTCGAGGAAATCAGCGATGTCATCGAGCGCATCACGCGCTTTGTTACCGGCATCGCCGTCATCGCACTCGTCGTCGGCGCTATCGGCATCGCTAACGTGATGCTCGTCAGCGTCACCGAGCGGACCCGCGAAATCGGCATTATGAAAGCTGTCGGTGCGCGCAACCGCGACGTGATGCAGGTGTTCCTCGTCGAGGCCGCACTGCTCGGGACGATTGGCTCGCTGCTCGGCGTGCCGCTCGGACTGCTCGTCGGCTACGGGGCGACCCGGTATGCCGAAGTGACGTTCTCGCTTGCGCCACTGTGGATGGCGCTAGCGGTCGGCGTCGGCGTGCTGGTCGGCGTCGTCGCCGGGCTCTACCCGGCGTGGCGGGCGGCACGGGTCGACCCAATCGACGCACTCAGACACGAGTGA
- a CDS encoding stage II sporulation protein M, producing MNDRPSLPARLFHRWLLRYVPVAALILLGSVLLGYGLGSQVPTEWLQNPGTTGENPFISAELTTLSLTINNLGALLVMALGAISLGSMTVLSLILNGLLIGVVVGIALKQVSPIVVAALIVPHGLIEIPALLIVAAVGLRFGWHTIQYIRGSVDTLVTEQDLQEAGWLLVTAAVLIVIAAYIEANLTLEIASQYTDTDLSGVAADRIAIAPR from the coding sequence ATGAACGACCGCCCAAGCCTCCCAGCCCGCCTCTTTCACCGCTGGCTGTTGCGCTATGTTCCTGTAGCCGCGTTGATACTGCTTGGCAGTGTACTGCTCGGGTACGGACTCGGCAGTCAGGTCCCCACCGAGTGGCTCCAGAATCCCGGAACGACTGGCGAGAATCCCTTTATTTCGGCAGAGCTAACGACACTCTCGCTGACAATTAACAACCTTGGCGCGTTGCTCGTGATGGCACTCGGTGCTATCTCGCTCGGTTCGATGACGGTGCTCTCACTCATCTTGAACGGACTGCTCATCGGAGTCGTCGTCGGCATCGCACTCAAGCAGGTCTCACCCATCGTCGTTGCCGCGCTCATTGTTCCACATGGCCTTATCGAGATCCCCGCACTGCTCATCGTCGCCGCCGTCGGGCTCAGGTTTGGGTGGCACACGATTCAGTACATCCGCGGCAGCGTGGACACGCTAGTGACGGAGCAGGACCTCCAAGAAGCCGGATGGTTGCTCGTGACAGCCGCCGTACTCATCGTCATTGCGGCCTACATTGAGGCGAACCTTACCCTCGAAATCGCCTCGCAGTATACCGACACCGACCTCTCTGGCGTCGCCGCGGACCGGATAGCGATTGCACCTCGATAG
- a CDS encoding 2Fe-2S iron-sulfur cluster-binding protein has translation MTEHTVTFVGTGEEITVSEKETILSRCIEEGIAQEYSCRVGMCLACSAEIVEGSVTQPAARGLTDRERENYALTCMARPQSDLKLDRGKYPPSIEGDVSPEDGDPTPADD, from the coding sequence ATGACCGAGCATACGGTGACATTTGTGGGGACGGGCGAGGAGATCACCGTCTCCGAGAAGGAGACGATTCTCTCGCGGTGTATCGAGGAGGGTATCGCACAGGAGTACTCCTGCCGCGTGGGGATGTGCTTGGCCTGTTCGGCGGAAATCGTCGAGGGGTCGGTTACCCAGCCTGCCGCCCGTGGACTGACCGACCGGGAACGGGAGAACTACGCACTTACCTGTATGGCGCGACCGCAGTCGGACCTGAAACTCGACCGCGGGAAGTACCCGCCTAGTATTGAAGGGGATGTCAGCCCGGAAGACGGCGACCCCACACCTGCGGACGACTAG
- a CDS encoding DUF5787 family protein codes for MTLSGGADPDSEFAFELSVCQWAERAWSPSDDAAVLVARQFGTKHRRWDTIVLECDPDGLRERAKFGTESFDSDHLHVLQNVPADWTYYRDALPDPGYPWRYVRESIHEAADRDAIETRKRGNRIEIRQVRPYPDWLRRVIAIENKPDLTASAARNLVPQLERDIALSLADEVWVATAATDERVEPILLADLPAAAGVLTVDPKSGTAEAVWQPRSLSVDEPGTRILDRPDDDISVARFEYVDTDWKQERRLAIAERAYARGWRAYADTMRPDCRHFQLTADKTGVYPHCAAKECLPTAAECRGQCPSYEPEPPAWRSMDWPLDGGPGKAIKRLLARRRRRQRLGLSE; via the coding sequence GTGACATTGAGTGGCGGAGCCGACCCAGACTCCGAGTTCGCCTTCGAACTGTCTGTCTGTCAGTGGGCCGAGCGAGCGTGGTCGCCATCTGACGACGCGGCGGTGCTGGTCGCCAGACAGTTCGGGACAAAACACCGCCGCTGGGATACGATTGTACTGGAATGCGATCCCGACGGGCTCCGGGAACGGGCGAAATTTGGGACAGAGTCGTTCGATTCGGACCACCTACACGTTCTGCAGAACGTGCCGGCCGATTGGACCTACTATCGCGATGCGCTCCCTGACCCGGGCTACCCGTGGCGGTACGTCCGAGAGTCGATTCACGAGGCGGCTGACCGCGATGCCATCGAAACCCGCAAGCGCGGCAATCGGATCGAAATCCGTCAGGTGCGTCCCTATCCGGACTGGCTCCGTCGGGTCATCGCAATCGAGAACAAGCCCGACCTGACGGCAAGTGCCGCCAGAAATCTCGTCCCACAACTGGAGCGGGACATCGCGCTTTCGCTGGCCGACGAGGTGTGGGTCGCGACGGCGGCGACTGACGAGCGAGTAGAGCCGATTCTGCTGGCGGACCTGCCCGCAGCCGCCGGTGTGTTGACAGTCGACCCTAAATCCGGCACGGCTGAGGCGGTCTGGCAACCACGGTCGCTGTCGGTCGACGAACCCGGAACGCGAATTCTGGACCGACCGGACGACGACATCAGCGTCGCCCGGTTCGAGTACGTGGACACTGACTGGAAACAGGAGCGGCGTCTCGCTATCGCTGAGCGGGCGTACGCTCGTGGGTGGCGCGCTTACGCGGACACGATGCGTCCCGACTGCCGACACTTCCAGCTCACTGCCGACAAGACTGGCGTGTATCCACACTGCGCCGCGAAAGAGTGTCTCCCGACGGCAGCAGAGTGTCGGGGACAGTGTCCGTCCTACGAGCCGGAACCGCCGGCGTGGCGGTCGATGGACTGGCCGCTCGACGGCGGGCCGGGCAAGGCAATAAAGCGGTTATTAGCGCGGCGACGACGCCGCCAGCGGCTGGGACTGTCAGAGTAA
- a CDS encoding DUF502 domain-containing protein, which produces MTGDDGATEAAGSTSDKNSRVYTHVRETILTGVAITVPIVVTIYVFSVVLDFVVQALDPVIAVLRWLGIIDAIESVQLVVLLIELGVYSHIVQFLTELIAILVLLAVVLFVGSVGSHRYGEAIVDFFDFVATRIPAVGTVYQSVRRMSDVMVGDGDENFQDVKLVECFGDEVYVLGFQTNRSIQTVESGVDHDNMVAMFLPLAPNPVTGGFLTYIPESNLYDVNMSVEEAVQSILTSGVATGDNSEGMGPLSLADIQNVADAGPISSLGRDGTKK; this is translated from the coding sequence ATGACTGGTGACGACGGAGCCACGGAGGCCGCGGGGTCAACGAGCGACAAAAACAGTCGGGTGTATACCCACGTTCGTGAGACGATACTCACCGGCGTGGCGATCACTGTCCCCATCGTCGTCACGATATACGTGTTCTCTGTGGTCCTAGATTTCGTGGTTCAGGCGCTCGACCCGGTGATTGCGGTGTTGCGCTGGCTGGGAATCATCGACGCTATCGAGAGCGTCCAACTGGTCGTCCTGCTGATCGAACTGGGCGTGTACTCGCACATCGTCCAGTTTCTCACCGAACTCATCGCTATCCTGGTGTTGCTGGCCGTCGTGTTGTTCGTCGGGAGCGTCGGGAGCCACCGCTACGGAGAGGCGATCGTCGACTTCTTTGACTTCGTGGCCACCCGAATCCCTGCAGTTGGGACGGTGTATCAGAGCGTCCGCCGGATGAGCGACGTGATGGTCGGCGATGGCGACGAGAACTTCCAGGACGTGAAACTGGTCGAGTGTTTCGGCGACGAAGTGTACGTTCTGGGTTTTCAGACCAACAGATCGATCCAGACGGTCGAGTCTGGTGTAGACCACGACAACATGGTCGCCATGTTTCTCCCGCTGGCACCGAATCCCGTCACCGGTGGCTTTCTCACTTACATCCCTGAATCGAACCTCTACGATGTCAACATGAGTGTCGAGGAGGCCGTTCAGAGCATTCTGACCAGTGGTGTCGCGACAGGGGATAATTCGGAGGGCATGGGGCCCCTGTCGCTCGCCGACATCCAGAACGTGGCGGACGCCGGGCCGATATCGTCGCTCGGCCGTGACGGCACGAAGAAGTGA
- a CDS encoding ABC transporter ATP-binding protein — protein sequence MSESANTTVRVDGVSKQYDLGGTVTALDDVSLDLSTGSYTAVMGPSGSGKSTLLNLIGGLDTPSSGQVVVNGQDVSAASEAERADIRGTEVGFVFQTFNLMPRLSAVENVALPLVFDGWDRSRRRERARSLLSEVGLGDRTDHVPSELSGGQRQRVAIARALSTDPALILADEPTGNVDTDTGAQILDLFDDLHAAGNTFLLVTHERHVAEQAERIIHVEDGHIQSVEDVSGGQD from the coding sequence GTGAGCGAGTCAGCGAACACGACCGTCCGCGTCGATGGCGTCAGCAAGCAGTACGACCTCGGCGGGACGGTGACGGCGCTGGACGACGTGAGTCTTGACCTGTCGACGGGGTCGTACACGGCGGTCATGGGGCCAAGCGGCTCTGGAAAGAGCACCCTGTTGAACCTCATCGGCGGGCTGGACACGCCGTCGTCGGGGCAGGTCGTGGTCAACGGACAGGACGTTTCGGCGGCCAGCGAGGCCGAACGGGCTGACATTCGCGGCACCGAGGTCGGCTTTGTCTTCCAGACGTTCAATCTCATGCCGCGACTCTCCGCGGTGGAAAACGTCGCCCTGCCGCTCGTCTTCGACGGCTGGGACCGCAGTCGTCGCCGCGAGCGGGCGAGGTCGCTCCTCTCTGAGGTTGGACTCGGGGACCGCACCGACCACGTCCCCTCGGAACTCAGCGGCGGCCAGCGCCAGCGGGTCGCCATCGCCCGTGCGCTGTCGACCGACCCGGCGTTGATTCTCGCCGACGAGCCCACCGGCAACGTTGACACGGACACCGGGGCACAGATACTCGACCTGTTCGACGACCTCCACGCGGCGGGCAACACGTTCCTGCTGGTGACCCACGAACGCCACGTCGCCGAGCAGGCGGAGCGAATCATCCACGTCGAAGACGGCCATATCCAGTCCGTCGAGGACGTCTCCGGGGGGCAGGACTGA
- a CDS encoding type IV pilin N-terminal domain-containing protein — translation MLARRFKSDDSAVSPVVGVILMVAITVLLAATAATFFLDFGSGSLGQNAPQAAFTFEYESGSSDSLTIEHRSGDSIQAGNLYITVNGASGASGVNGQHDFTSIGGAPAAGSKITAGSRVTFSKASDLSDAAVTLNWQSPDSSKSIQLASWDAP, via the coding sequence ATGCTAGCACGCAGATTCAAATCCGACGATAGTGCAGTCTCACCAGTTGTAGGTGTCATTCTAATGGTTGCAATAACAGTGCTGCTGGCGGCGACAGCAGCGACGTTCTTCCTCGATTTTGGCTCGGGGAGTCTCGGTCAAAACGCGCCACAGGCGGCGTTTACATTCGAGTACGAATCTGGAAGTTCCGATAGCCTGACAATCGAGCACCGGAGCGGTGACTCGATTCAGGCTGGGAACCTGTACATCACCGTCAACGGGGCTAGCGGTGCTTCAGGCGTCAACGGTCAGCACGATTTCACAAGCATCGGTGGCGCGCCGGCGGCCGGTTCGAAAATCACGGCCGGGTCACGAGTGACGTTTTCGAAGGCGTCTGACCTCTCAGATGCGGCAGTCACGCTGAACTGGCAGTCACCGGACAGCAGCAAATCTATTCAGCTTGCCAGCTGGGACGCGCCGTAG
- a CDS encoding uS10/mL48 family ribosomal protein gives MPFVTTLTFTSGDRHRLEDTVTEIKQSAEQKGVELKGPHPKQPQELRIPQSKSLGPDGGRFDPWTHTVYTRTIEIVGYEEFARNVTQRTFPNAIHVEAGVEQRTQVGSGS, from the coding sequence ATGCCCTTCGTTACGACGCTGACGTTCACCAGCGGGGACCGACACCGCCTCGAAGACACTGTCACAGAGATCAAACAGAGCGCCGAGCAGAAGGGGGTTGAGCTCAAGGGACCGCATCCAAAGCAACCACAGGAATTGCGGATTCCACAATCGAAATCGCTGGGGCCAGACGGTGGCCGCTTCGACCCTTGGACCCACACCGTCTACACCCGGACGATAGAGATTGTCGGGTACGAGGAGTTCGCCCGGAACGTTACCCAGCGAACCTTCCCGAACGCCATCCACGTGGAGGCCGGCGTCGAACAGCGGACGCAGGTCGGCAGCGGTTCGTAG
- a CDS encoding geranylgeranyl reductase family protein, with protein MTTHQDGNADGASATARTVSVDVVVVGAGTSGCYAAATVADAGYDVVVVERKDETEAGHIACGDALKGASDFPDAIPKSQLEPAFTNTDVDHGRFEIPQEDTVLEIPVPGELAVIDRWEYGRCLIEGANDSGVEFHYDTVVQDVLQDDSGRVTGVKAMRKGDPVTYEGDMVIDGAGALSILQDKTDLEAATFDTNVQYSQFCSAYREIIEVDEPVEWDDALVFKPTERSAGYLWYFPRTDTEINAGLGFQMNEEPMELVDDLKRDLQGRSEFEGAEVQDKLGAALPTRRPYDSAVAPGFMAVGDAAGHVNPTTGGGIAGAAYAGTYAAEQAIEAIESGRTDDEAALWEYNERVMDHFGARYAALDVYNIFTTAYDVDDLMALLAALPGEKLAEALYGGSTSIGLGLKLKMAVKSIGHLGTIRDLYQTKKAADRLLEHYESYPSNRSGFEAWQRERDSIMDDIYEVTGAEPKY; from the coding sequence ATGACCACACACCAGGACGGCAACGCCGACGGTGCGTCGGCGACGGCACGGACCGTGTCCGTGGACGTTGTCGTCGTCGGGGCCGGGACATCCGGCTGTTACGCCGCTGCGACCGTCGCGGATGCGGGCTACGACGTCGTCGTCGTGGAGCGCAAAGACGAGACCGAGGCAGGCCATATCGCCTGCGGGGACGCGCTGAAAGGAGCCAGCGACTTCCCCGATGCGATTCCGAAGTCCCAGCTCGAACCGGCGTTTACCAATACGGATGTCGACCACGGCCGGTTCGAGATCCCACAGGAGGACACCGTTCTCGAAATCCCCGTGCCGGGTGAACTCGCCGTCATCGACCGCTGGGAGTATGGTCGCTGTCTCATCGAGGGCGCAAACGACAGCGGTGTGGAGTTCCACTACGACACGGTCGTTCAGGACGTGCTGCAAGACGACAGCGGCCGTGTGACCGGCGTGAAAGCCATGCGGAAAGGCGATCCTGTCACGTACGAAGGAGACATGGTCATCGACGGAGCCGGCGCGCTGTCGATCCTGCAGGACAAGACCGACCTCGAAGCCGCGACCTTCGATACGAACGTCCAGTACTCGCAGTTTTGCTCGGCATACCGCGAGATAATCGAAGTCGACGAACCGGTCGAATGGGACGACGCGCTCGTGTTCAAACCGACCGAGCGCTCTGCCGGCTACCTCTGGTACTTCCCGCGCACGGACACCGAAATCAATGCCGGTCTCGGCTTCCAGATGAACGAGGAGCCGATGGAACTGGTCGACGACCTCAAACGCGATCTGCAGGGCCGAAGCGAGTTTGAGGGCGCGGAGGTACAGGACAAACTCGGCGCTGCACTGCCGACGCGCCGGCCGTACGATTCTGCTGTTGCGCCCGGATTCATGGCTGTCGGCGACGCTGCCGGGCACGTCAACCCGACAACCGGTGGCGGAATCGCCGGGGCGGCCTACGCCGGGACCTATGCCGCTGAGCAGGCCATCGAGGCTATCGAATCCGGCCGGACAGACGACGAAGCCGCACTCTGGGAGTACAACGAGCGCGTGATGGACCACTTTGGCGCCCGATACGCGGCACTTGACGTATACAACATCTTCACCACCGCCTACGACGTCGATGACCTGATGGCGCTGCTGGCCGCGCTCCCCGGCGAAAAGCTCGCCGAAGCGCTGTACGGCGGCTCAACCAGCATCGGACTTGGACTCAAACTCAAGATGGCCGTCAAGAGCATCGGCCACCTCGGGACTATTCGGGACCTCTACCAGACGAAAAAGGCTGCCGACCGGCTGCTGGAGCACTACGAATCCTACCCCAGCAACCGTAGCGGCTTCGAGGCTTGGCAACGCGAGCGCGATTCGATTATGGACGACATCTACGAAGTCACTGGCGCAGAACCCAAGTACTGA
- a CDS encoding DUF5797 family protein yields MTLSEEARERLADIVELQPTKNGELQERWDMDSGSEVHQYLESELKEHYYRNDNSLICATPEATTLIDGEDSERIQTVTVTPLQQAIVDVIAGPDEESQSVVAVLHALREVGENRDTDDVRSALRSLADKGIVETVEKTVPTFRLAVPHDELDIELSEE; encoded by the coding sequence ATGACCCTCTCGGAGGAGGCCCGCGAACGGCTTGCCGACATCGTCGAACTCCAGCCGACGAAAAACGGCGAGTTACAGGAGCGCTGGGACATGGACAGCGGGAGCGAGGTACACCAGTACCTCGAATCCGAACTCAAGGAGCACTACTACCGCAACGACAACAGCCTCATCTGTGCGACGCCGGAGGCGACGACGCTTATCGACGGGGAAGACTCCGAACGGATACAGACAGTGACAGTCACCCCGCTCCAGCAGGCTATCGTCGACGTGATCGCCGGTCCGGACGAGGAGAGCCAGAGCGTCGTCGCCGTGTTACACGCCCTCCGCGAGGTCGGTGAGAACCGCGACACCGACGACGTTCGCTCTGCGCTCCGGAGCCTCGCAGACAAGGGTATCGTGGAGACAGTCGAGAAGACCGTCCCGACGTTCAGGCTGGCCGTTCCGCACGACGAGCTAGATATCGAACTGTCTGAGGAGTGA
- a CDS encoding amidohydrolase, whose protein sequence is MNEAQQERLRSVRRDLHSYPEPAWREFYTTSRIVDEIERIGVDQLYTGRDVVDGDARMAVPNDDELEDWQQKARDAGAREDVLEAAAGGFTGALAVLEQGEGPTVALRVDIDALPITEADSVAHAPATEGFRSTNEGYMHACGHDAHATIGLGVLEAVKKSDFRGTFKFVFQPAEEVIGGGKAVAESGHLDDVDHLLAIHIGLDHPTGEIVAGVRGFLAVRQFRATFTGETAHAGGHPAQGRDAVQALATAVQNLHAIRRHGDGATRVNAGVVEGGTATNIVPGEATLEGEVRGETTPLKEYMSERADAVMSSAAEMHDCGVDIETTAEAPSAVSDDSLASVVYDAADSVSGVTSRLRTDDLGGSEDATYLMDRVQNHGGTATFVGIGTDHPGGHHTPLFDVDEDSLTIGIDVVTEAISQLSE, encoded by the coding sequence ATGAACGAAGCCCAACAGGAGCGGCTCAGGTCCGTCCGGCGCGACCTACACAGCTATCCCGAACCCGCGTGGCGGGAATTCTACACCACTAGTCGCATCGTTGACGAAATAGAGCGAATCGGCGTCGACCAGTTGTATACCGGCCGGGATGTCGTGGACGGCGATGCGCGGATGGCAGTCCCCAACGACGATGAACTTGAAGACTGGCAACAGAAGGCCCGTGATGCCGGTGCCCGCGAGGACGTGCTGGAGGCCGCCGCCGGGGGATTCACTGGGGCCCTCGCTGTGCTCGAACAGGGCGAGGGACCGACCGTCGCGCTCAGAGTCGATATCGATGCGCTGCCGATAACGGAGGCAGACAGCGTGGCACACGCCCCGGCGACAGAGGGGTTCCGTTCAACGAACGAGGGGTACATGCACGCCTGCGGACACGACGCCCACGCGACGATTGGTCTTGGCGTGCTTGAGGCAGTCAAAAAGAGCGATTTCAGGGGAACGTTCAAATTCGTCTTCCAGCCGGCCGAAGAGGTCATTGGCGGCGGGAAGGCTGTCGCCGAAAGCGGTCATCTGGACGACGTGGACCACTTGCTGGCGATACACATCGGTCTCGACCATCCGACCGGTGAAATCGTCGCTGGCGTCAGGGGCTTCCTCGCCGTTCGGCAGTTCAGAGCGACCTTCACCGGTGAGACAGCGCATGCCGGCGGGCATCCGGCACAGGGACGGGACGCTGTGCAGGCGCTGGCGACCGCCGTCCAGAACCTCCACGCGATCCGCCGACACGGTGACGGCGCAACGCGTGTCAACGCCGGGGTTGTTGAGGGCGGCACAGCGACGAATATCGTCCCCGGAGAAGCGACGCTAGAAGGTGAGGTCCGCGGCGAAACGACGCCACTCAAGGAATATATGAGCGAGCGGGCGGATGCCGTCATGTCATCCGCGGCCGAGATGCACGACTGTGGGGTCGATATCGAGACAACCGCAGAAGCGCCGAGTGCGGTGAGCGACGATTCGCTCGCGAGTGTGGTGTACGATGCGGCAGACTCCGTTTCCGGCGTCACCAGTCGTCTCCGGACGGATGATCTCGGCGGAAGCGAGGACGCGACCTACCTGATGGACCGCGTCCAGAACCACGGCGGAACGGCGACGTTTGTCGGTATCGGGACCGACCACCCCGGCGGCCACCACACGCCCCTGTTCGATGTCGATGAGGATTCACTGACTATCGGCATCGATGTCGTCACCGAAGCGATCAGCCAACTGAGCGAGTGA